From Arachis stenosperma cultivar V10309 chromosome 2, arast.V10309.gnm1.PFL2, whole genome shotgun sequence, one genomic window encodes:
- the LOC130962825 gene encoding uncharacterized protein LOC130962825, with the protein MRLLMSSSDQDQGEIKRFANWKLDVGNGNISSIVSDESEVEISNDLFIITSDDHLSHLVDFANPNLLRNMSDYRYFQSKAILAPTLEYIEKVNDFVLTIFLGMENEYLSSDTICQADENEDIQQEWFTPEFLNDIKCSGLPNHKLTLKLGVAVMLLQNIDQTSGLNNGTRLIVNEIGNNVIGATVVTNRNIRDKVYIPRMNLIPSDSRLPFKFQLRQFPLTVCFAMTINKSRG; encoded by the coding sequence ATGAGGCTTCTAATGTCTTCTTCGGATCAAGATCAAGGTGAAATAAAGAGATTTGCTAATTGGAAACTTGATGTTGGAAATGGAAATATTAGTTCTATTGTTAGTGATGAATCAGAAGTTGAAATTTCAAATGATCTATTTATTATAACTTCTGATGACCATCTCTCTCATTTAGTAGACTTTGCAAATCCAAATTTGTTGCGAAACATGTCAGATTACAGGTATTTTCAGAGTAAGGCAATTCTTGCACCCACGCTTGAGTATATCGAGAAGGTAAATGATTTCGTCTTGACAATCTTTCTAGGGATGGAAAACGAGTATTTGAGTTCTGACACAATATGTCAAGCTGATGAGAATGAAGATATACAACAAGAGTGGTTCACACCAGAGTTTCTAAATGACATCAAATGTTCGGGACTACCCAATCACAAGTTGACTTTGAAGCTAGGAGTTGCTGTAATGCTACTGCAAAATATAGACCAGACTTCAGGTTTAAACAACGGGACAAGATTAATAGTTAACGAAATTGGCAACAACGTAATTGGAGCGACGGTAGTGACCAATAGAAATATTCGAGATAAAGTGTACATTCcaagaatgaacttgatccctTCAGATTCAAGATTGCCATTTAAGTTCCAATTGAGACAATTTCCATTAACAGTATGCTTTGCAATGACCATTAACAAGAGTCGGGGTTAA